The following coding sequences lie in one Calidithermus timidus DSM 17022 genomic window:
- a CDS encoding PQQ-dependent dehydrogenase, methanol/ethanol family: MLKSRLLMKLAVILAVVPIGGVLANQELQFLQQDAAQWAMSSKTYNGWRYSPLNQINTNNVRNLRVAWSFALGIQDDGVEGEPLVVGNTMYIVSPWPHQVYALDLTQDGTIKWMYEPKVDEKYKAVTCCGLMERGWAYADGKLIFNTVDGQTIALDAQTGKEVWKTQVGELAKQEAMTAPPLVAGNNVIVGMAGGEFGNRGWVTALDLKTGQRRWRAYSTGPNEDMLIGSRFKPFYDQDKVPNPGVSTWFGDSWQRGTATTWGYMTYDPELNLFYYGTSNGGPWNPKYRRDPNDPSPTKWPNKYVASVLARDATTGELVWAFQFTPQEQWDYDEIAENILVDLRIGGQVRKALVHVGRNGFFYVLDRTTGELLSATPYTLVNWATGYDLKTGFPIYNPDKLHKEGQITRDICPNLIGGKNFQPASYSPRTGLFYFTATNLCMDQELLDVEYKPGERYVGIRSTHKPSPAGSHRSELIAWDPINGRRAFTIKEPFNNRSGTMVTAGDLVFYGTVDGWFKALNARTGEVLWQFRTGAGTFANPMTYLGPDGKQYVALLVGAKGQGNRPVDQDDVFNGLIGKYSRRGNVLFVFSLP, translated from the coding sequence ATGCTTAAAAGTCGGCTTTTGATGAAGTTGGCCGTAATCCTGGCAGTAGTCCCGATCGGTGGAGTTCTGGCCAACCAGGAGCTGCAGTTCCTTCAGCAGGATGCCGCCCAGTGGGCCATGAGCAGCAAGACCTACAACGGTTGGCGCTACAGCCCCTTGAACCAGATCAACACCAACAACGTGCGCAACCTGCGGGTAGCCTGGAGCTTTGCCCTAGGCATCCAGGATGATGGGGTGGAGGGTGAGCCGTTGGTGGTCGGCAACACCATGTACATCGTCTCTCCCTGGCCCCACCAGGTCTACGCCCTGGATTTGACCCAGGACGGCACCATCAAGTGGATGTACGAACCCAAGGTGGACGAGAAGTACAAGGCGGTGACCTGCTGTGGGCTGATGGAGCGCGGCTGGGCCTATGCCGATGGCAAATTGATTTTCAACACCGTCGACGGCCAGACCATTGCCCTAGATGCTCAGACCGGCAAAGAGGTCTGGAAGACCCAAGTTGGCGAGCTCGCCAAGCAGGAAGCCATGACCGCCCCTCCACTGGTGGCCGGTAACAACGTAATTGTGGGCATGGCCGGGGGTGAGTTCGGCAACCGGGGCTGGGTTACGGCTTTGGACCTCAAGACCGGGCAGCGCAGGTGGCGGGCTTACAGCACCGGCCCCAACGAGGACATGCTGATCGGCTCTCGCTTCAAGCCCTTCTACGATCAGGACAAAGTGCCCAACCCTGGGGTCTCCACCTGGTTCGGTGACTCTTGGCAGCGCGGTACCGCCACCACCTGGGGCTACATGACCTACGACCCCGAGCTCAACCTGTTCTACTACGGCACCAGCAACGGCGGCCCCTGGAACCCCAAGTACCGCCGTGACCCCAACGACCCGAGCCCCACCAAGTGGCCCAACAAGTACGTGGCCTCGGTGCTGGCTCGAGACGCCACCACCGGGGAGCTGGTCTGGGCCTTCCAGTTCACCCCCCAGGAGCAGTGGGATTACGACGAAATCGCCGAGAACATCCTGGTAGACCTCAGGATTGGAGGCCAGGTGCGCAAGGCGCTGGTACACGTAGGACGCAACGGCTTCTTCTACGTTCTGGATCGGACCACCGGCGAACTCCTCTCGGCTACCCCCTACACCCTCGTCAACTGGGCCACCGGTTACGACCTCAAGACCGGTTTCCCCATCTACAACCCTGACAAGCTCCACAAGGAAGGACAGATCACCCGGGATATCTGCCCCAACCTGATCGGTGGCAAGAACTTCCAGCCAGCCTCCTACTCCCCTCGCACGGGCCTCTTCTACTTCACCGCCACGAACCTGTGCATGGATCAGGAGCTCCTGGACGTGGAGTACAAGCCTGGCGAGCGCTACGTAGGCATCCGCAGCACCCATAAGCCCAGCCCAGCGGGGAGCCACCGCTCTGAGCTGATCGCCTGGGATCCCATCAATGGGCGTCGGGCCTTCACCATCAAAGAGCCCTTCAACAACCGTTCGGGTACCATGGTCACCGCCGGCGACCTGGTCTTCTACGGTACCGTGGATGGCTGGTTCAAGGCGCTCAACGCCCGCACAGGCGAAGTGCTCTGGCAGTTCCGCACCGGGGCGGGCACCTTTGCCAACCCCATGACCTACCTGGGGCCCGATGGCAAGCAGTACGTGGCTCTGTTGGTGGGCGCCAAAGGCCAAGGGAACCGCCCGGTAGATCAGGACGACGTCTTCAACGGCCTGATTGGCAAGTACTCGAGGCGCGGCAACGTGCTGTTTGTCTTCAGCCTGCCGTGA
- a CDS encoding c-type cytochrome, producing the protein MRKTSAWISLSGFLLLLLQAIAQQPAAQAEDVVVKVVHHKIGDYLADAKGRSLYLFTRDTKNTPTCYGACAQNWPPLLVKGKPVAGEGFGVMDDFYDGRLLGTAQRTDGSTQVTFNGWPLYYFSGDKDPGDMKGQGVSGVWFLITPRGEPIKEGVAAQQPTGAQTDALLAQLKAEGQAIYARICVACHGAEGQGGVGVRLAGNSQLGNVRNVVGQIVGGGQEMPAFGRLLSDREIAAVATYIRNSWGNQFGVITEEEVKAAR; encoded by the coding sequence GTGAGGAAAACCTCTGCGTGGATTAGCCTGAGTGGGTTTCTGCTGCTGCTTCTCCAAGCCATTGCCCAACAACCGGCAGCTCAGGCTGAGGACGTGGTCGTAAAGGTCGTTCACCATAAGATTGGCGACTACCTGGCCGATGCTAAGGGGCGCAGCCTCTACCTCTTCACCAGGGACACCAAAAACACCCCCACCTGTTACGGCGCATGCGCCCAGAACTGGCCGCCTTTGCTGGTCAAGGGCAAACCCGTAGCCGGCGAAGGCTTTGGTGTGATGGACGACTTCTACGATGGCCGTCTTCTGGGTACCGCACAGCGCACGGATGGCAGCACCCAGGTCACCTTTAACGGCTGGCCGCTGTACTACTTCTCAGGCGATAAAGACCCCGGAGACATGAAGGGCCAGGGAGTGAGCGGGGTGTGGTTCCTGATAACCCCTAGAGGCGAGCCCATCAAAGAAGGTGTGGCGGCCCAGCAACCCACAGGGGCCCAAACCGACGCGTTGCTGGCCCAGCTCAAGGCCGAGGGGCAGGCCATCTATGCCCGTATCTGCGTCGCCTGTCACGGCGCCGAAGGCCAGGGAGGAGTCGGTGTGCGGCTAGCGGGCAACTCCCAGCTAGGAAACGTTCGCAACGTGGTCGGCCAGATTGTCGGTGGAGGGCAGGAGATGCCCGCTTTTGGCAGGTTGCTCTCCGACCGGGAGATCGCAGCAGTGGCGACCTACATCCGAAATTCCTGGGGTAACCAATTTGGCGTGATCACTGAGGAGGAGGTGAAAGCAGCGAGGTAA
- a CDS encoding c-type cytochrome, giving the protein MLGVVCMGFLPGAVAYDPEEPDVLVAQSPVYGQYLTDLKGRSLYLFTRDSKDTVTCYDACAQNWPPLLLEKNNKPLGDKGVDAKLLGTAKRNDRSSLQITYNGWPLYYFARDQKPGDTNGQGVGGVWFLVSPKGEAIKTTATQQPGGAATQTDALLAQLKAEGQAIYARICVACHGAEGQGGVGVRLAGNSQLRNARYIAGLIIGGGQQMPAFGRLLSDREIAAVATYVRNSWGNQFGLITEEEVKATR; this is encoded by the coding sequence GTGCTCGGTGTCGTCTGTATGGGTTTTCTTCCCGGCGCTGTGGCCTATGACCCGGAAGAACCCGATGTGCTGGTGGCGCAGAGCCCGGTTTACGGACAGTACCTCACCGATCTCAAGGGGCGTTCGCTGTACCTCTTCACCAGAGACAGCAAAGACACCGTTACCTGTTACGACGCGTGCGCCCAGAACTGGCCGCCCCTTCTCCTGGAGAAAAACAACAAACCCCTGGGCGACAAGGGGGTAGATGCAAAGCTGCTGGGCACGGCCAAACGCAATGATCGCAGCTCCTTGCAGATCACCTACAACGGCTGGCCGCTGTACTATTTCGCCCGCGATCAGAAGCCGGGAGACACCAACGGTCAGGGGGTGGGCGGGGTGTGGTTTTTGGTCTCGCCTAAAGGTGAAGCCATCAAGACCACGGCGACTCAACAACCGGGGGGAGCGGCGACCCAAACCGACGCGTTGCTGGCCCAGCTCAAGGCCGAGGGGCAGGCCATCTATGCCCGTATCTGCGTCGCCTGTCACGGCGCCGAAGGCCAGGGAGGAGTCGGTGTGCGGCTAGCGGGCAACTCCCAGCTGCGAAATGCACGTTATATAGCCGGTCTGATCATTGGCGGGGGCCAGCAGATGCCCGCCTTCGGCAGGCTGCTCTCCGACCGGGAGATCGCAGCGGTGGCCACGTATGTTCGGAATTCCTGGGGTAATCAGTTCGGCTTGATCACCGAGGAGGAAGTAAAGGCCACCAGGTAG